TTTTTAGCTAGGGTGTTTATGGATTCTGTAAGGGTGGCAATTAGGGATTTGTAGTGAGGATCTTCTGCTTTGCTTGGTGGATTCATCACTCCTTTTGCATTTCTTCCTTGAAAAAACTCTTTGATGTCATAGAGTGAGGCATTTACATTATAAGGCTTAGCTCTAAAGTCTTGTGCGTGATAGTAAGCATAAACTTCTCTTCCTGCTTCAAAAACTACCTTTGCTTCAGGGCTAAACTCTAGCTTTTCGCTCATTTTAGATTCTGTAAATAAGCTGTTTATATCATCTAGCTTTATTTTGCCATTTATAAACTCTGTCATAAAGTTACTCTCAAACGCACTCTTTGCTCCTACTTCGGATTCTGTAAAGGGGATAAAGTGGTTTATGCCATTTGTGCTTGTGATGCGGTTTTGTCCGTGAAACAGAGCAAAAGCCAAGCAATCGCTTTGAAACTCTTTGTCTTCTTCCCATAGTGAGTTTGGAGCATAGAATTGATCTCTATCATTGAGCCAAGTTGCTGGAATTGCTTGACGGATTGTAAAGTAAATTCCTCCAAAAATAAGGGAAGTTTTGCTTAAAGCATAATAGTTATTGTGTCTTGTGCCAATTTTGTTGATGATACATAAGAATTTTGTATTTTGAAAATCAGGCGTGGGATTTTCCATATATCCCAAAACTTCTTTTGCTTTCTTATCATCATATCTCTTGATCCACTGATTTATACTCTTAACTCTTTCACCACAAAAACCCTTTTGTCCTAAAAAGCGTCCATTTTTGTCAAAAATATCAAGTCTTACATTTTTGATTGTTTCTTTTTGTTTTGTATCCCAAATCAAAAATCCAATAGGGAATTGCCCTCTAACATTATCAAAAGTATCTGCTGGAACGATAAAACCTTCTAAAAAATGAGCTTTAAAAGTTTCTCTAAATTTGATGAAGTTTTGCGAGTTGAGATATTTAAGTGTAGAAAAACACCCCAAAATACAACCACTGATTTCAGTATAGATTCTTATAAAAAATTGAGCAAAAAGCTCATTGTTTGCCTTACCTAGTATTTCCTTGTATCTTTGGCAAATTTTATTGCCTCTTGCAACGAGATCTTTGTTTTTTCCTGTTCTTGTAACCTGTGAGGCTGTTGTTGCCTCCGCATAAGGTGGATTGATATAGATCACAAGCTTTTGACGCTTTTTCTCATCTTTTAAAATCTCTTGGAGTTTTTTGGGGACTTTTGATTCTGTAAGGACATTGCCCTTTTCATCGACTTTATCAAAAAACTCATCATTGAGAAAATCAAACTGAAAAATATGATTTTCAAAGAGATTTGCTCCATTTTTAATCCGCTCTTTGATGACATCAACATCGGGCTTATCAAGCGTGGAGCAAAAGATATTTCTAGGATTGCTAAGCCCTGAGAGGAGATTACCCGTCCCTCCCGCACAATCCCATATATAATACTCCTCTTGCCAATCCTCACCCAAAGCTTTGGCTAGATATTCTTGGGATTTTTGCACCCAAATTGAAGGAGTGAAAAACGCTCCTTTGCGTTCTCTCACATCTTGAGCGACAAGCAAATCCCTCCGCTCTATAATGTATTCCCAAAACTCCTCTCTTGGAGGGCGTTTATACACACTCCAAAACTTTTGATGAGCTTTTTGGGAATCTTTGAAATTTGCGATTTCATTGGTTTGTGTGCCTAGGAATGTAAGCTTTTTGTTGAACTCATAGTAAGAGCCTCTAAGGATTGTATAGAGTTTATCAGTGATGGTTGAGTTATCCAGTGAAAGCAAATCTGCAAGGTAAAAATCAGCATCAAGGATTCCTACTTGCTTGGCTCTCTCCCAATCAATGCTAATGCTATTCTTAACAACCTCTACCCATTTAAAATACACACTGACAAAGTTGTTTTTGTCTATCTCGTATTTATTGATTTCATCGGTAGTGAGGTTTTGGGTGATGAAGTTTATAAGTTCTTTACTTTGGTTTTCATAGGAGAATAGAATTATCTCGTTTTTTAATGTTAGCTTTAGACTTTCTAGGAGGGTTTGGAATTGCTCTGTTTTGTGATTGCTTGGGGTGATACTCCAATTGATGTCATTTTGATAAAAAACCTCTTGGATACACGAAAAGGGTAGAAATGCAAACTTCTCTGCGTCAAATGCACCTAAGAATTTTGGGGTTTGCTGTGTGTTGTAGCGATATTTTCCGATAGTGAGAATAAGCTGGATAAATGACTTATATATACAAGAGTCTTTGCCATTTTTTGCCTCTGCCCATAGCAGATTGATTTCACCTAAGATTCCGAGATTTTGTGTGATGGTAAAGTCAATCTTGTCCCCGAAATAATTGAAATCTTCAAAATACAAATCTTTTATCTTGCTTTTTAATTTTTCTTCTGTAAGATTTGAAAGATTCATTACCACTCCAAAGCACTGATTTTATACATTGAAGTTAATTTATCCAAAATAGATTTTATATTTGCTTTAAGAATGATATATTAATGGGTATAACTTTAAGGGGTGATTATGAAGTTTGTAAGCTACAAATATCAAAGTAAAGTGTATTGCGGAATCTTAGTAGATGATATGTGCTATTCTTTTTGTGATTTTCTTTTAGAATTTACAACCATGAATGAGTTTTTGCAAAATTATTCACAAGAGGTTCTAGTTAGACTAAAGAGTGGTTCAAACAAGGCAGGGATCAGTATAGATAGTGTAGAGATTCTCTCTCCAATTATCTCTCCATTGCAAGATGTCCTATGTGTTGGGGTAAATTATTTAGAACATGCAAAAGAATCTGCAACTTTTAAAGGAGAGAAATTTGAGACAAGAGACTATCCTGTGTATTTTTCAAAGCGTGTAGATGAGATGGTATCTCCATTTGGTGAGATTCCTCTTAATGGCGATATTACAAATATGCTTGATTATGAAGTGGAATTAGGCGTTATTTTATGCAAGGATATTTATAAACCAAGCAGAGATGAGGTTTTAGATAGTATTTTTGGCTATACGATTATTAATGATATTTCTGCTAGGGATTTACAAAAGAGATATAAGCAATTTTATTTTGGCAAAAGTCTAAAAGGTAGTTGTGTTATGGGACCTTGTATCGTTAGTAAGGATGAATTTAATAATGAGATTCCGTCTTTGGATATACAATGCTATGTAAATGGTGAGCTAAGGCAAAATAGTAATACAAGAAATATGATTTTTAAAATAGATTTCATGCTTTATGAGCTATCACATGCTATGAAGCTAAAGAGTGGGACAATATTATCAACTGGCACACCAAGCGGGGTTGGTATGGGATTTAATCCGCCAAGATTTCTAAAAGGTGGTGATTTAGTAGAGTGCAAAATAGAAAAAATAGGAAGTTTGAAAAATTTTGTATCAAGTATATAAAGTTTTAAAAAATATATCCGATATAATCACATAACCACACAAGAAGGTTGTAAAACTTAACTTGTAAGGTTAAATTTAAAATATGCTAAGCCAAGGAAGGTAAGGCACAAATAAAAAGGAGTTTAAAATGGCTTTCCAAGTCAATACCAATGTTAATGCGTTAAACGCACATGCTCAAAGCACATTCACACAAACAAACCTAGCAAGTTCTTTGCAAAAGTTAAGTTCAGGTTTAAGAATTAACTCTGCTAAAGATGACGCTTCAGGTATGGCTATTGCTGATAGTTTGAGATCTCAAGCAAATGCTCTAGGTCAAGCAATCAGAAATGGTAATGATGGTATGGGTATTATCCAAATTGCAGATAAGGCAATGGATGAGCAAATAAAGATTCTAGATACAATTAAGACTAAGGCTACTCAAGCAGCTCAAGACGGTCAAACAACTCAAACTAGAATTGCGATCCAAGCGGATATCAATAGGCTAATTGAATCGCTAGATAACATCGCTGGTACAACATCATACAATGGTCTTAACCTACTAGCTGGTGGATTTACAAACAAAGAATTCCAAGTTGGTGCTTATTCTAACCAAACAATTAGAGCAAGTATTGGTGCTACAAGTTCTGATAAGATTGGACATGTTAGAAGTGAGACACTGAAATTTAGTGCTACTGGAACTTCAAGTATGACTTTCCAACAAGCTAAAGGCGGAAAAGATGTAGCTTTGGAGTCAGTTATTATCTCTACATCTGCTGGAACAGGTTTGGGTGCATTAGCAGAGGTAATTAATAAAAACTCTGATAACTTAGGTGGAGTGCGAGCTGAAGCTAAGGTTCAAGTTCAAGGGACAGCTATTGGTGGTGGTGATATTACTTCACTTACTATTAATGGTGTTAAAATTGGTGATATTAAAGAAATTTCTGGTGCTGATAGAGATGGAAGACTTGTTCAAGCTATCAATGCTAAGAAAGAAGAAACAGGTGTTGAAGCATCAATTGCTGAAGATGGATCATTGGTTCTAAGATCTACAGATGGTAGAGCTATTAACATAGGAGGTCAAGGCGTATCTGCTGCTGGTATTTCAGTTGGAACGACAGTTGGATCTCTAACACTTACTAGATTAGGTTCAAATGATATTAACTATTCACTTACAGGTAATGTTGCTGCAGTTTCTGGTGCCGCTGAAGCTACAACCACATTAAGGGATTCAAAAGGAATCTTCGATGCTAATGTAAAATCTGCTATCGGTGCAAATGTAGGTATAAATAGTGGAAACGCAAGTTTTGGTGGAGATCTAGGTGCTGGTGTTACAACTTTAAATGGAGCAATGTTAATGATGGATATCGCAGAATCAGCTATTAAGCAATTAGACCAAATTAGATCAGACTTAGGTTCTGTTCAACAACAAATGCAATCAACAATCAACAATATTACAATCACTCAAGTGAATGTAAAATCTGCTGAATCTGGAATTAGAGAAGTGGATTTCGCTCAAGAGTCAGCTAATTTCTCTAACCTAAACATTCTAGCTCAAGCTGGTAGCTATGCAATGAGTCAGTCAAATGCTGCACAGCAAAATATCTTAAGATTACTTCAGTAGTCTTTTTGGCCTCCTTTGGAGGTCATATCTTCTTTTACTCAAACTTTACAAATCTGCTTTTTAAACTTTACAATTTTTTTCTATACTTCATAGACTTAAATTTTTAGGAGTTCTTATGAAGAAAATACTTTTAGGTTTTGTTTCTTTGTCATTGTGTGCAAGTGCATTAATGGCAGAAAATATATATCCTATTTCAAGAGAAATGGGTTCAGGAACTAGAGGGGCTTTTGTAGAAATATTTGAAGTTCATAGAGAAGTAAAGGGTAAGAAAATTGATGCAACTTCAAAAAGTGCAGAGGTTACAAACTCAACAGGAGTAATGATAACAAGTGTATCAAACTCTAAAAATTCAATAGGCTATATTTCTCTTGGATCTTTAAATGATAAAGTAAAGGCAGTAAGTATAGATGGTAAAGCACCAAGTGTAGAAAACATACAAAATAAAAGCTATGTTATTTCACGACCATTCCATATTGTAACTAAGGGTGATAGGAATCCACTTTTGAGTGATTTTATTTCCTACATACTATCAACTGACGCAAAGGCTGTTGTAGAAAAAGCTGGATATATTTCTAATGCAAGTGCTCCATATACAGGAAATAAACCAAGTGGCAAGGTAGTAATAGCAGGCTCAAGCTCTGTAACGCCTCTAATGGAGAAACTAAAAGAATCTTATGCAAAGATTAATCCAAATGCAACAATAGAGATTCAGCAATCAGATTCTACAACAGGGGTGAATTCTGTGGTTGAAGGAATTGCTGATTTAGGAATGGTATCAAGAGAAATAAAAGAAAGCGAATCTAAAAAAGGAATTAGTTATGAGATTTTAGCTATTGATGGTTTGGCAATTATTGTAAATAAAGAAAATCCTATCTCTTCTTTGAGTAAAGAGCAAGTTAGAGATATATTTTTGGGAAATATTACTACTTGGGATAAAGTTAAGTAATGTATTTTAAAGAGATTTTTTTTAAAGGTATTTTTGCCTTTTGTGCCATAGTATCCACATTAGCATTAGCAATGATATGTATATTTTTGTTTGCTAATGCTATTCCTACACTTTTTTCTATTGGTGTTTTGGAATTTATATTTGGGTTTGATTGGTATCCTCTAGATGAAATATTTGGTATTTTTCCTATGATTATAGGCAGTATTTATGTTACTGCATTAGCTATTTTTATAGGTGTGCCTTTGGGAGTTTTGAGTGCGGTTTATCTTTCTCAATTCTGCCCAAAAAGTTTGTCTAAATTTATAATTCCTACAGTTGAGCTATTAGGTGCTATACCTAGTGTTGTGTATGGGTTTTTTGGGCTTGTTGTTATTGTGCCATTCTTAGCAGATGTATTTAGTGGGGTATCTGGTAAGAGTATTTTGGCAGCTTCCTTAGTGCTATCAATAATGATATTGCCAACTATAATTTTAGTGTCAAAAGCTGCTATAGATTCAGTGCCTAAGAGTTATTGCGAAGGTGCATTAGCATTAGGTGCAACAAAAGAGAGAAGCGTATTCTTTGTAACTTTAAAAGCAGCAAAAAGTGGAATCTTATCTTCTGTGATTTTAGGTGTGGGGCGTGCCATTGGTGAGGCAATGGCCGTAATAATGGTAGCAGGCAATCAAGTGCAATTACCGCATAGCGTCTTAGATGGGGTAAGAACGCTAACTACAAACATTGTTCTTGAGATGGGCTATGCCACTGATTTACACAAAGAAGTGCTGATTGTAAATGCAGTTACTTTATTTGTATTTATTTTGCTTATAAATGCTAGTTTTGGTCTTTTAAGCAAGGATAGACGATGAACGAATTAAGAACTGATCTTGTATCACTTATTTTATCATTAGCAATGAAGTTTTCAATGGCTACGGTGCTTTTAGTGTTTTTATTGCTTATTGGATTTATTTTTTATAATGGTTTGGCTTATATTTCTTGGGATTTGTTTGCTTGGGAATATAATAGCGAGAATGTATCAATGATGCCTGCTATTATTAATACTTTGCATATGATTGTTATTGCATTGTCTATTTCACTTCCTTTAGGGCTTTTTGGTGCGATATTTTTGAGTGAATATGGAAATAAAAGGAGTAAAATATTAGCAGTAGTTAGAATAGGTTCTGATGCATTAGTGGGGATTCCAAGTATTGTATATGGATTATTTGGATATTTAGCATTTGTTATTTATTTTGGCTTTAAGACTAGTATTATTGCTGGGGCTTTAACTTTGGCAATTATGATTTTACCACTTATATTAAGAAGCTCTGAAGAAGCATTAAGGGCAATACCTATGAGCTTTAGAGAAGCAAGTTTTGCACTTGGAGCTGGGAAGCTTAGGACGATTTTTGCTATTGTGGTTCCTGCTGCTATTCCGGGTATTTTAGCTGGAGTTATTCTTAGTATTGGCAGGATAGTTGGTGAGAGTGCTGCATTGCTATACACATCAGGCAGTGTTGCTAAGGTGGCATCAGCTATGGATTCTGGTAGAACTTTAAGTGTGCATATGTATGCGATATCTAGCGAAGGATTGCATGTAAATGAAGCATATAGCACGGCTATGGTGTTAATTATAATCGTATTTTTTATAAATTTGCTATCAAATTTCATAGCAAAAAAACTAACTAAGGCTTAATATGGATAAGAAATATTGTTTCAGCATTAAAGATATGAATCTTTATTATGGTAAGTTTCATGCATTGAAAAATATAAATATGCAGATTCTAAAAGGCAAGGTAACAGCCTTTATAGGTCCTAGTGGTTGTGGCAAATCCACATTTATAAAGACTTTAAATAGAATGAATGATTTGGTTGATAATTGTGTTGTTCAAGGTAAAATTTCTTATTGTGGTAAAAATATTTATAAAGATTGTAATGTAATTACTTTAAGAAAAAAGGTCGGAATGGTATTTCAAAAACCAAACCCATTTCCTATGAGTGTGTATGACAATATTGCCTTTGGACCTAGAACGCATGGCATTAAAGACAAAAGCAAATTAGATGATATTGTGGAGAAATCATTAAAAGATGCTGCTTTGTGGGACGACTTAAAAGATAGGTTAAAAGAAAGTGCATTAGGGCTTAGTGGGGGGCAACAACAAAGGCTGTGTATCGCAAGAACTCTAGCTATAAAACCACAAGTAATATTAATGGACGAGCCTACAAGCGCCTTAGATCCTATATCTACTCTAAAAATCGAAGAGTTAATTACTAGATTAAAAAAAGACTACACTATAATAATAGTTACACACAATATGCAACAAGCTGCGAGAATCTCTGATAAAACAGCATTTTTTTGGCTTGGTGAAGTTGTGGAATATGATGATACGGATAAAATATTTAATAAACCAAAATTCAAAAAAACACAAGATTATGTAAATGGAAGATTTGGATAAAGGAAGCTAGTGATTTATATATTAGAAGATGATAAGTCAATTTTAGAGCTTATATTATATGCACTAAAATCTCAAAACATAGAAGCCAAAGGATTTGGCGAACCAAAAGCATTAAAAGAATCTCTAAAAAGCGAAATACCAAATGTGTTAATACTAGATATTATGTTACCAGAACAAAGTGGGTTTAAGATTTTAGAGGATATTAAAAAAAGTGAGAAAACAAAAGATATCCCAGTGCTATTACTTAGTGCTTTAAATAGCGAGTTTGATAAGGTCAAGGGACTTGATTTGGGGGCTGATGATTATATTACAAAGCCTTTTGGAGTAATGGAGCTACTAGCTAGAATTAGGGCTATGCTTAGAAGAAGTGCTAAAAATAAACCAACAAAAGATGATATAGTCTTTAAAAATTTAAGCTACTCTAGTATAAATCATAGCGTAAAGATAGATAACCAAAAAATAGAACTAACACTAAAAGAGTTTGAGATTCTTGGATTATTTTTGCAAAATATGGAGAGGGCATTTAGCAGAGATGAGTTATTAGAGTTATTGTGGGATAATTATAATAGTGAGAGTAGAACGGTTGATATACATATAAAGACACTCCGTCAAAAGCTTGGTTCATTTGGTGAGCATATAAAAACGATTCGTGGTGTTGGCTATAAGTTCTCAAAAGTTCTATAATGCAACAGAAAATTTTTTATTCTATTTTTAGTGCATGTTTTTTATTGTTGCTTATTGTTAATATTTTTTTGATTTTTTCTTTTGAAGCTTTTTTGGAAAGAGAGTTGTTTTTAAAGTTAGAATCCAGTGCTAAACAAGTAAAAGATTCTGCTAATAAATACATAAATGGCGAGTTAAAATATATAAGTCATCATAGATTGACTATTATTAACAATGATGGCGAGGTTTTGTATGATAACTTTGCAGATATATCTAAATTAGACAATCATATATTAAGGCATGAGGTGCAAGAAGCGTTTAAAAATGGGGTTGCTAAGAGCATTAGGTATTCAGATACATTACAAGAAAAAACCCTATATTATGCACTAATGCATGATAATTTAATTATCCGTCTATCAAATACTCACGATTATCTTTTTGGCTCCATAGTAAGATTTATGCCATATTTTATTGTTGAATTTTTTGCATTTTTGTTTCTATCACTCTTACTTGCAAAAGTCCTTACAAGAAAAATTCTAAAGCCAATTATTGAATGCGATATTGATAGTTTGAGCAAGGATAGCTCATATAAAGAATTGCATAGTTTTGTAAAAAAAATAAAATTTCAAAATAAAGTAATAAAGCAAAAGCAAAAAGAAATATTGCTATTAATAGAAAATATGAGCGATGGCATTATATGGCTAAATAGACATGGAAATATCCTAAGCGTCAATAAAAGTGTATCTTTATATTTTAGTGATATAGAATCTACTCTTAGTATATATCAGTTATCTGATTGCACATTTTTAAAAATAGCATTAGAAGCATTAGAGGAATTCAAAAAAAACAAACAACAAGAAAATAAAATTTTGCAATTAAAAATTGCACATTATGAATGTGAAGTAGTCTTATCATCGATTATTTCAAAGAATAAGTTTAAAGGAATGGTGATTGTAATACGCAATATAACAGAAAAAAAGATAGCCCAAAAACTTCAAAGAGAATTTAGTGCAAATGTAACACATGAGCTAAAAACTCCCCTTACTTCGATTCTTGCAAGTAGTGAGATGATAAGAAATAAGTTAGTAGCAAAAGAGGATTTAGATAGTTTTGTAGATAGGATTTATTGTGAATCTAGACGACTTTTGTCCATGATTGATGAAATCCTTAAAATATCATTCTTTGATGAAGGGAAGGAAGATAGATTAAAGAAGATTCGTATAAATTTAAAAAATATAGTTGAGAGAGTGAGTGAGAGATTGAGCTTGATTGCAGAAGGTGCCCTAGTGACAATTAAGCTTGATGTTTGTGATTGCCATATTTTTGGCGTTGAAGATTTAATAGAAGATAGTATTTTCAATATATGTCATAACGCAATAAGATATAACAAACCAAATGGAGAAGTGCTAATTACATTGCATAAAGAAAATGACGCAATAAAACTATCCATAAAAGATACAGGAATAGGGATTCCACAAGATAGTCTACCTAGAATCTTTGAGAGATTCTTCTGTGTTGATAAGGGTAGGAGTAAGAAGCTTGGAGGTAGTGGGCTTGGGCTATCGATAGTTGATACTGCACTAAAATATCACAATGCAACAATAGATGTAAAGAGTGAAGTTGGGATTGGAAGTGAGTTTATAATTACTTTTAAAGAAGTCGAATCTTAGGAGTTTGCAAAGCTTCTAATAATTTCTATTTTTGATTGGAAGTTTTCAAATCTATGGCTTCCACCATCTTCAATTATTGTTTTTGAATCTTTGAATCTCTCTTGTGCTTCTTTGTAGTCTAGGATATTATCGCCCTTTTGTAAGAGTAGTAAATAAAGTTCATAGTTTATGTTATTTGTTTTATAATCCTTTAAGCTCTCTACCAAGTCCAAGCTCCAAAAGAAGTGTTGTTTGTTATATGATATAGGTATTGTGCCAATAGCAGGTAGTAGTGTTTTGTAGGCATTTATTACAGGATTTATTAAGACTGATTTTATTTTGTATTTTTCTGCTAGAAATGTAGCATAATATCCACCTAATGAGCTACCTATAATACATTTTATATTGTTGTTTTTTATTATGTTTTCTGCTAGGTTTATGGCTAATTTTGGGACATATGGCAAGTCTGGCAAAATAGAATTAGGAAGGCTAGAGAAGATTATCCTCCCCTTATAGCACATTCCTATACTTCTAAATCCATGCAGGTATAAAAACATTATTTAATAGCACCAAGAGCAGCTTCGTAATTTGGTTCTGTTGTGATTTCTGATACTATTTCTTTATGCACGATTTCTCCATTTGGATTTACCACAAATACCGCTCTACTTAGCAGTCCTTCTAGTGGAGAACCATCAATAATTACACCATATTTCTCACCAAATTCTTTGCTTCTAAAATCACTTAGTGCAACTACATTGCTAATCCCTTCAGTAGAGCAGAATCTTCCTTGTGCAAATGGTAAGTCAAGAGAGATTACAAATACTTCAGCATTGTTTAGAGATGATGCTTTTTCATTGAATTTTCTTGTTTGTGTAGCACATACCCCAGTATCTAATGAAGGCACTACATTTATTATTTGGTATTTTCCACTAGCACCACCTACTGATTTTAAGCTTAAATCACCAGCTACAAGCTCTACTTTAGGTGCTTTTGCTCCAACTTCTATATTTTGTCCTTTTAGATTTACAGAATTTCCTTTAAAAGTAACCATATTTTTTCCTTTTTTAAAAATAGATAAGTTTCAATTTTTAAATAATTTTGCTAAAAGAAAAATTAATTTTAAAAGCTTTGAATCTTTGGAGTTATCTTTATGTCTTTTATATCTACAAAGTCGCCTATAAGATAAGATTCAACTGCCACTCTACCTATCATTGCAGCATTATCAGAACAAAAGCTTAGAGGTGCTAGTAGTAATTGCTTATTATATGAATCTGCTAGGTTTTGAATTTGTTCTCTTAAAGATAGATTTGCACTAGCACCACCTACGATAGCAAAGTGTTGCCATGTATTTGATTGTTTGTTTAATTCAAAAAAGGTTTTGCACTTTTGCACTATGTGAGAAATTGCAACTTTTTGAAATGAGGCACAAATATCGTTAATAAAATTATCATTGATTGTATTTTTTTCTATTTCTAATCTTACGGCATTTTTTAGCCCAGAGAAGCTAAATGCTAGATTATTTTTGTTATTTAATGGTTGTGGGAGGCTGATATTTGCATTGCCCATTTTAGCTCTTAATTCAACTATCGGTCCTCCAGGATATCCTAAAGATAGCATTTTAGCAACTTTGTCAAAACTTTCCCCAAAGCTATCATCAATGCTTTGTGCAATTATTTTTGTTTCATTTAGTCCTTTTGATTCTAGTAGCATGGTATGTCCGCCAGATACAAGCAAGATTCCAAGTGGAAAGATTGAATCTTTTTCTAAAAATAAAGAGTATATATGTCCTTTTAGGTGATTTACTGATATTAGTGGCAAATTTAGTGCATAAGCTAGGCTTTGAGCCATAACCACACCTTCAAGTAAAGTTACGCTAAGACCGGGTTCTGTCGTTACTGCTATTGCCTTTAATTGATTTAAAAATTCTTTGCATTCTTTTAGAATCTGTGGAAGTAATTTTGCGTGTAATCTACTTGCTAGTTCAGGGACTACACCGCCATAGTCTTTATGTGAAGATTCTTGGGATATTTTTTTGTGGAATATTAGCTTTTTGTCTTTTATGCGTGTGATAGCTATCGAGCTATCATCACAACTACTCTCTATGCTTAGAATCATTACGCATTTTGCTCTAGGACATTAGCACCTAGTGAAGAGATTTTTTGGTCTATTTTTTCTAATGCTTTTTGTATCGTCTCTTTGCTTATATCAGGTAGCTCTCCTCCCCATGCCTTCTCTGCCATTTCATAGCCTTTTAGTATGCCTTCTCTGCCTTGTTTTAGCTTTTCTATATCATCTCCAGCACCTGCTAGGACAAAGTCAGCAATCCTATTTGATGTGTTTTTCACACCAAAGAATCCATCTTCGCTTATTAGCTCTTGTGCTTCTTTTTGTGTTAATTGATTAATAGGTTTTCCATTATAACCTATATCGCTTAGTCCAACACCATTTAAAATATCATCTAAAGTTGGCATTGGTTTGCCACTTGCTGTGTTTCCGATTCCACTTTGGATTCCGAAATTTATAGTAATTTGAGTGATGGAGATTTCAAATTGCATAGTATAGCCATTCATTATTGACTTTGCGTCTAAGTTGGAGGCCACCTCTTTTATTTTGTCTGTATTATTGCTATTGAAACTATTTGCTGTGTTAAAGTCTTTTGTATTTGCATTAAAAGTGTTGTTGTTATTTAATGATGTAATTGCCATAACTTCCTCCGTTAATAAATTTATTATAATAATATCGACAATTTTTTAAAAAAGAGTAACTAATGAAAAGATTTTATGCTGAATGGGAATATCAAGATTGTATTTTATTTAGCTTCCCTCATGAAGATTCTGATTGGAGTGCTTATTTAGATGAGGTAAGAGATGTGTATTGCAAGATTATTTACGAGGTTTTGTGTTGTGAGAGTTGTATTTTAATTGTAAAAAATAAAGATGAATCTAGGGAGTATATTAATAATTACTTTGAGATTCATAAGTTAAAAACTGATGTGTTAGATAGATTATATTTAATTGAGATTCCTAGTAATGATACTTGGACTAGAGATTTTGGGGGGATTACAATTTGCAAAGATGATAAAAATATAGTTCTAGATTATGGATTTAATGGTTGGGGGTTAAAATTC
The Helicobacter ibis DNA segment above includes these coding regions:
- a CDS encoding response regulator transcription factor; translated protein: MIYILEDDKSILELILYALKSQNIEAKGFGEPKALKESLKSEIPNVLILDIMLPEQSGFKILEDIKKSEKTKDIPVLLLSALNSEFDKVKGLDLGADDYITKPFGVMELLARIRAMLRRSAKNKPTKDDIVFKNLSYSSINHSVKIDNQKIELTLKEFEILGLFLQNMERAFSRDELLELLWDNYNSESRTVDIHIKTLRQKLGSFGEHIKTIRGVGYKFSKVL
- a CDS encoding ATP-binding protein — encoded protein: MQQKIFYSIFSACFLLLLIVNIFLIFSFEAFLERELFLKLESSAKQVKDSANKYINGELKYISHHRLTIINNDGEVLYDNFADISKLDNHILRHEVQEAFKNGVAKSIRYSDTLQEKTLYYALMHDNLIIRLSNTHDYLFGSIVRFMPYFIVEFFAFLFLSLLLAKVLTRKILKPIIECDIDSLSKDSSYKELHSFVKKIKFQNKVIKQKQKEILLLIENMSDGIIWLNRHGNILSVNKSVSLYFSDIESTLSIYQLSDCTFLKIALEALEEFKKNKQQENKILQLKIAHYECEVVLSSIISKNKFKGMVIVIRNITEKKIAQKLQREFSANVTHELKTPLTSILASSEMIRNKLVAKEDLDSFVDRIYCESRRLLSMIDEILKISFFDEGKEDRLKKIRINLKNIVERVSERLSLIAEGALVTIKLDVCDCHIFGVEDLIEDSIFNICHNAIRYNKPNGEVLITLHKENDAIKLSIKDTGIGIPQDSLPRIFERFFCVDKGRSKKLGGSGLGLSIVDTALKYHNATIDVKSEVGIGSEFIITFKEVES
- a CDS encoding YqiA/YcfP family alpha/beta fold hydrolase, yielding MFLYLHGFRSIGMCYKGRIIFSSLPNSILPDLPYVPKLAINLAENIIKNNNIKCIIGSSLGGYYATFLAEKYKIKSVLINPVINAYKTLLPAIGTIPISYNKQHFFWSLDLVESLKDYKTNNINYELYLLLLQKGDNILDYKEAQERFKDSKTIIEDGGSHRFENFQSKIEIIRSFANS
- the tpx gene encoding thiol peroxidase, which codes for MVTFKGNSVNLKGQNIEVGAKAPKVELVAGDLSLKSVGGASGKYQIINVVPSLDTGVCATQTRKFNEKASSLNNAEVFVISLDLPFAQGRFCSTEGISNVVALSDFRSKEFGEKYGVIIDGSPLEGLLSRAVFVVNPNGEIVHKEIVSEITTEPNYEAALGAIK
- the tsaD gene encoding tRNA (adenosine(37)-N6)-threonylcarbamoyltransferase complex transferase subunit TsaD, with protein sequence MILSIESSCDDSSIAITRIKDKKLIFHKKISQESSHKDYGGVVPELASRLHAKLLPQILKECKEFLNQLKAIAVTTEPGLSVTLLEGVVMAQSLAYALNLPLISVNHLKGHIYSLFLEKDSIFPLGILLVSGGHTMLLESKGLNETKIIAQSIDDSFGESFDKVAKMLSLGYPGGPIVELRAKMGNANISLPQPLNNKNNLAFSFSGLKNAVRLEIEKNTINDNFINDICASFQKVAISHIVQKCKTFFELNKQSNTWQHFAIVGGASANLSLREQIQNLADSYNKQLLLAPLSFCSDNAAMIGRVAVESYLIGDFVDIKDIKITPKIQSF
- a CDS encoding hydrogenase-4 component G, with product MAITSLNNNNTFNANTKDFNTANSFNSNNTDKIKEVASNLDAKSIMNGYTMQFEISITQITINFGIQSGIGNTASGKPMPTLDDILNGVGLSDIGYNGKPINQLTQKEAQELISEDGFFGVKNTSNRIADFVLAGAGDDIEKLKQGREGILKGYEMAEKAWGGELPDISKETIQKALEKIDQKISSLGANVLEQNA